One Brassica napus cultivar Da-Ae chromosome C4, Da-Ae, whole genome shotgun sequence genomic region harbors:
- the LOC111211751 gene encoding uncharacterized protein LOC111211751, with protein MIEKCLIFNMSKEECMKALSENANINPVITSTVWKELVKTNKEFFETYERKHTKNESMSEEDHL; from the exons ATGATagaaaaatgtttgattttcaACATGAGCAAAGAGGAATGCATGAAAGCTCTTTCTGAGAATGCAAATATCAATCCCGTCATCACCTCCACTG TGTGGAAGGAGCTGGTGAAAACGAACAAGGAATTCTTCGAGACTTACGAGCGGAAGCATACAAAAAATGAGTCAATGTCGGAGGAAGATCATCTCTGA
- the LOC106394689 gene encoding ribonuclease H2 subunit C-like, with protein MGTIDFGAAASGETAIADLSGQVHQVPCCIRFDGPAQVSNYFKPKSSEVEVDGVRTEEAHFRGRKLQGATISMPSGYSGFVLGQASNKNANGKRKACSDEEENPCWEAKAKFDEMTYWNHDTLPSKDDTILRSFHWFSIAEALHKSVTVEDLVAVTDGGM; from the exons ATGGGAACCATAGACTTTGGTGCTGCTGCTTCCGGTGAAACCGCCATTGCTGATCTCAGCGGCCAAGTTCACCAGGTTCCTTGCTGCATTAGATTCGACGGTCCTGCTCAAGTTTCCAACTATTTCAAGCCTAAGTCCAGTG AGGTTGAAGTTGATGGAGTGAGAACGGAGGAAGCTCATTTCAGAGGGAGGAAGTTGCAGGGAGCAACTATCTCAATGCCTAGTGGCTACTCTG GCTTTGTGCTTGGACAAGCGAGTAATAAGAACGCCAATGGAAAGAGAAAGGCTTGTAGTGACGAAGAGGAGAATCCGTGTTGGGAAGCGAAGGCCAAGTTCGATGAAATGACGTACTGGAATCATGATACTCTTCCTTCAAAAGACGACACTATCTTGCGGTCTTTCCATTGGTTCAGCATTGCAGAAGCG CTGCATAAGTCCGTGACAGTTGAAGACTTGGTTGCAGTAACGGATGGTGGAATGTGa
- the LOC106391510 gene encoding dirigent protein 9 yields MAKALHITILLFLISANFLAFINSARLLDEIQPQSQLVPAGQIPTVAPTEAEEEPAAATTLPAGPGGAGHEPLLEFFMHDVLGGSHPSARVVTGIVAQTEVNGIPFSKASNSIFPVDNGVPLVNSNNINSVINPNTAPLLTGLGGAQTSTVIQNTNGNSNDALSTNSLPFVTAGNLPPGAALQHLMFGTITVVDDELTESHELGSAVIGKAQGFYLASSLDGTSQTLSLTVLLDREHDHHDTLDDAISFFGVHRTASHASQIAVIGGTGKFEHAKGYAIVETLHNQNNQHITDGQDTILHFSVYLTYYKA; encoded by the coding sequence ATGGCCAAAGCTCTTCACATAACCATCCTTCTCTTCCTCATATCCGCCAACTTCCTCGCATTCATCAACTCAGCTAGACTTCTTGATGAGATTCAACCTCAGTCTCAGTTAGTCCCTGCTGGCCAAATCCCCACCGTTGCTCCAACCGAAGCTGAGGAAGAACCAGCAGCAGCAACTACACTCCCAGCTGGGCCAGGAGGGGCTGGACACGAGCCGTTACTAGAGTTCTTTATGCACGACGTGCTAGGCGGGTCACACCCATCAGCACGTGTTGTCACTGGAATAGTAGCACAAACCGAAGTAAACGGTATACCATTCTCAAAGGCCAGCAACAGCATCTTCCCTGTAGACAACGGAGTCCCACTAGTCAACTCAAACAACATCAACAGCGTCATTAACCCAAACACAGCCCCACTTCTCACCGGCCTAGGCGGCGCTCAAACCAGCACAGTGATCCAAAACACTAACGGGAACTCCAACGACGCCCTCAGCACCAACAGTCTCCCCTTTGTAACCGCGGGAAACCTCCCTCCCGGTGCTGCTCTCCAGCATCTCATGTTTGGAACCATAACCGTTGTGGACGATGAGCTAACCGAAAGCCACGAGCTCGGCTCAGCTGTTATAGGGAAAGCTCAGGGGTTTTACCTGGCTAGCTCCTTGGATGGGACGAGTCAGACGCTTTCTCTGACTGTGCTGCTAGACAGAGAGCATGACCATCATGACACTTTGGACGATGCCATTAGCTTCTTTGGTGTTCACAGGACCGCCTCTCATGCTTCTCAGATTGCCGTTATCGGCGGGACGGGGAAGTTTGAGCATGCTAAAGGGTATGCTATAGTGGAAACTCTGCATAATCAGAACAaccagcatatcactgatggtCAAGACACTATTCTACACTTCAGTGTATACCTCACCTACTACAAAGCTTGA
- the LOC106392988 gene encoding piriformospora indica-insensitive protein 2-like, with protein sequence MRDNSLACTEIPVIRPQLFELKHLKSLSLFNCFTSPNQYLTSVSDEKWLDLSNNLETLEIRSNPGLIGELPSFITSLTNLQSLVVLENRLTGSLPENLAKLTRLRRLVLSGNRFTGRIPEVHGLTGLLILDLSRNFFSGPLPLSVGGLSSLLKLDVSNNYLEGKVPIELQSLKNLTLFDLTNNRFSGGLTKEIQEMSSLVELVLSNNHLEGDLTGIKWRNLKNLVLLDLSNTRLKGEIPWSILELKKLRFLGLSNNSLGGKLFPQMETEMPCLNALYVNGNSISGELEFSKKFYERMGRRLGVWGNPSLCYNGDEIKNLRDHAPFGVNQCKRMKAVTLA encoded by the exons ATGCGAGACAACTCTCTTGCTTGTACTGAGATTCCAGTGATCAGACCACAACTCTTTGAGCTCAAGCAcctcaaatctctctctctattcaaCTGCTTCACATCACCAAACCAATATCTAACTTCAGTTTCAGACGAGAAGTGGCTGGATCTCTCTAACAACTTGGAGACGCTTGAGATCAGATCAAACCCGGGACTGATCGGTGAACTCCCTTCTTTCATCACTAGCCTCACCAATCTTCAATCTCTAGTGGTGCTAGAAAACCGGTTAACAGGTTCATTGCCAGAGAATTTAGCCAAGTTAACCAGACTGAGACGCTTAGTGCTGTCTGGAAACCGGTTTACAGGGAGAATACCGGAG GTCCATGGCTTAACCGGATTATTGATATTGGATCTAAGCAGAAATTTCTTCTCTGGACCGTTGCCTTTAAGCGTTGGAGGATTGAGTTCACTGCTGAAACTGGATGTTAGTAACAATTACTTGGAAGGAAAGGTACCTATAGAGCTACAGTCCTTAAAGAATCTGACGCTTTTTGATCTTACGAACAACAGATTCTCAGGTGGACTGACGAAAGAGATCCAAGAGATGAGTTCATTGGTTGAACTTGTTTTGTCCAATAACCATCTCGAAGGGGACTTAACAGGAATAAAGTGGAGAAATCTGAAGAATTTGGTGCTTTTAGATCTCTCCAACACAAGGTTAAAAGGAGAGATTCCATGGTCAATCTTGGAGCTCAAGAAACTGAGGTTCTTAGGTCTAAGCAACAACAGTCTCGGAGGCAAACTCTTTCCTCAAATGGAAACCGAAATGCCTTGTCTAAACGCGCTCTATGTAAATGGAAATAGCATCAGTGGAGAGCTGGAGTTCTCTAAGAAGTTCTATGAGAGGATGGGAAGAAGACTTGGTGTTTGGGGAAACCCTAGTCTGTGTTACAACGGTGATGAAATCAAGAACCTTCGTGATCATGCTCCTTTTGGAGTGAACCAATGCAAGAGAATGAAGGCGGTGACTTTGGCTTAA